A stretch of the Theileria equi strain WA chromosome 1, complete sequence genome encodes the following:
- a CDS encoding hypothetical protein (encoded by transcript BEWA_022780A) yields MDLYVNEKDFSFGTKDPASMHAEVEDRKTEDLKQQIESYCIYSKDHELSWVVEPYKVEIEGINAETGSTEYQTYTGMLHTLRYVQRQDQWASDGVIYRQEPTMMDEMKYQPPQVFDIRENEDQEPIDEIFCDFGSDLSTEVDEVWVMDREVKAGYESSCDCPSENLNDDENVTIKELLAFIDANNGQV; encoded by the exons ATGGATCTGTATGTAAATGAAAAAGATTTTAGCTTCGGAACCAAAGATCCAGCGTCGATGCATGCAGAAGTTGAAGATCGTAAAACTGAGGATTTGAAACAACAAATTGAGAGCTACTGTATCTACTCAAAAGATCACGAGCTTAGTTGGGTTGTCGAGCCATACAAGGTCGAAATAGAAGGCATAAATGCAGAAACTGGATCCACCGAGTACCAGACGTACACAGGGATGCTCCACACACTGAG ATACGTACAAAGACAGGATCAATGGGCCTCTGACGGTGTAATTTATCGCCAAGAACCAACAATGATGGACGAGATGAAGTATCAGCCGCCACAGGTCTTTGACATACGGGAAAACGAGGACCAAGAGCCGATTGATGAGATATTTTGCGACTTTGGAAGCGATTTGTCAACAGAAGTTGACGAAGTTTGGGTCATGGACCGAGAAGTGAAAGCTGGCTACGAGTCCAGTTGCGACTGTCCATCTGAAAACCTCAAcgatgatgaaaatgtaaCGATAAAGGAGCTACTCGCCTTCATAGATGCAAATAATGGACAGGTGTAG
- a CDS encoding hypothetical protein (encoded by transcript BEWA_022800A): MDTVKYLIKVDIHEVKDVIFREPGTERNIVPNLYLTVTVGSATYSTIQRNEASNAIFNSSFNFTLDLTPLEFQRTRIIISLHHKYTIQSGDIGYHAFSLPLIYSKQQHCINRSWVKVFSPVYPSHHVVSLGFYS; encoded by the coding sequence ATGGATACTGTAAAGTATTTGATAAAAGTTGACATTCACGAGGTCAAGGATGTGATTTTTAGAGAGCCTGGGACCGAGCGGAATATTGTCCCTAATCTTTACTTGACGGTGACAGTTGGCTCTGCAACTTACTCTACGATACAGCGCAATGAAGCATCCAACGCCATCTTCAACTCCAGCTTCAACTTTACGCTGGATCTCACACCTCTGGAATTCCAACGGACGAGGATCATCATTTCTTTGCATCACAAGTACACGATTCAGAGCGGAGACATTGGATACCATGCGTTTAGCCTGCCGCTGATCTACTCGAAACAGCAACACTGCATCAACAGGTCATGGGTCAAGGTCTTCTCGCCAGTGTATCCCTCTCATCACGTGGTAAGTTTGGGTTTCTATTCTTGA
- a CDS encoding CDK-activating kinase assembly factor, putative (encoded by transcript BEWA_022790A), which produces MDTECPICLEIITPLSGKTLLVSEVCDHKICDVCAERQLASQAGHTQCAICRCHITRMSFVPFDICSIYYNSHKDARKRVLQVYNDTRINFQTTPEYNKYLEDREALIVELATCKNEVRRKTLEQEIKSYERANASRISENIAVQKAEHRKRIRSIVEKEKTFYEIVDKGAPFNPHKLQDLIHPLQKSCPSYFLDEGAVLASKGESKPLNAAIRSDSDIQRRVYTSRIEFLESDIAGGYSKDLVSTKCKMLTMATLLWNI; this is translated from the exons ATGGATACCGAGTGTCCAATTTGTCTGGAAATCATCACACCTCTGAGTGGGAAGACTCTACTCGTTTCTGAAGTATGCGACCATAAAAT ATGCGACGTTTGCGCCGAACGACAGC TGGCATCTCAAGCTGGTCATACACAGTGCGCCATATGCCGCTGTCACATTACACGTATGTCATTCGTCCCCTTTGACATTTGCTCCATCTACTACAACTCACACAAGGATGCTAGAAAAAGGGTTTTGCAAGT GTACAATGACACGAGGATTAACTTCCAGACAACTCCAGAGTATAATAAATACCTCGAAGATCGCGAAGCACTAA TTGTTGAGCTGGCGACTTGTAAGAACGAGGTGAGGAGGAAAACGCTGGAGCAAGAAATAAAGAGCTACGAGAGAGCCAACGCATCAAGGATATCGGAAAATATCGCAGTCCAG AAGGCTGAACATCGCAAACGCATACGCTCAATAgtggaaaaggaaaaaacATTTTACGAAATTGTGGACAAGGGAGCTCCATTCAATCCGCACAAACTACAAGATCTGATACAT CCACTGCAAAAATCGTGTCCCTCGTACTTTTTAGATGAAGGAGCTGTCCTGGCCTCCAAGGGAGAATCcaag CCCCTAAATGCGGCAATAAGGTCAGATTCTGATATACAAAGACGTGTCTACACCTCAAG GATCGAATTTTTGGAGTCTGATATTGCTGGAGGATACTCAAAGGATCTTGTTTCAACAAAGTGCAAGATGCTTACCATGGCAACTCTcctttggaacatttaA
- a CDS encoding hypothetical protein (encoded by transcript BEWA_022810A) — MSGSDDGKILHLEVNRRCGDQGSCSCPGEKPDGGVEVKKGSSNQNAVGFVSLTHYLKDGTISLKKDLDGGDKLEGSDVSNVKDVSVYYWEEDKEHTKPLLIEVNNGEVKPRYYKKSKEGESGSTDTHIWKLHDNSDGTSLQALLDDRNCVWHNVIPFYLDEPEKGIGTSSDCAKNKNVEFVRPSPLSGSEYMVTEYKLNGDGSTRFSRVMLDKDRVNGIIIPNDIISNIRLYSSPINDSATPIMFEFVGNTGGDSKWYFNQGGNGIQWPQDAGSSGFYNGKDNLLSQLTEKFTKKLDGLVCEYHNGVTIDLSHSISTSGGSYCCDQHKGKGGMVTVEAIEIKNESSSSHTTVYRHSIKDSQHKLVDIKFYKDDDQSQRRHIQSTSLNFPIPGPVEIYTFYSNGSRDPKLIYVHKDSDNRATGWYQMQGTSGNDRKWKKTYQKLKGIDKGKIESRNLGCQQWNYLVKELKHTNSDLQECPQEIAKQQLEQRAELRAEDGAKQMELAPEELGQEAAKEEEKKKRTEEDLSKLTVAASAPHQGTEAAAEPPTGPPGAPSTSTKSPPTASHGSTPPAPSEEPQAAEFGAEAGLTTAATSLWLTFGASSGTLTGAGGLTGLGWWAFKRSRGDPWVRQI; from the coding sequence atgagtgggAGTGATGATGGCAAGATATTGCATTTAGAGGTAAACAGAAGATGTGGAGACCAAGGATCATGTAGTTGTCCAGGCGAGAAACCAGATGGTGGTGTAGAAGTCAAAAAGGGGTCCAGCAATCAAAATGCTGTTGGTTTTGTTTCCCTTACTCATTACCTTAAGGATGGAACAATTTCCCTTAAAAAAGACCTAGATGGAGGTGATAAACTTGAAGGTTCAGATGTTTCTAACGTTAAGGATGTTTCCGTTTACTATTGGGAGGAAGACAAGGAACATACAAAACCACTTCTTATTGAGGTTAATAATGGTGAAGTCAAGCCAAGATATTACAAAAAATCTAAAGAGGGGGAGTCAGGAAGTACTGACACACATATCTGGAAGCTTCATGACAATTCTGATGGCACATCCTTACAGGCTTTGTTAGACGATAGAAACTGTGTATGGCATAATGTAATTCCATTTTATCTTGATGAGCCAGAAAAAGGTATAGGTACTAGTTCAGATTGTgcaaaaaataaaaatgtcGAATTTGTTAGGCCATCTCCACTTTCTGGGAGTGAATACATGGTTACTGAGTATAAGCTTAATGGTGATGGAAGTACCAGATTTTCGAGGGTTATGCTTGATAAAGATAGGGTAAATGGTATCATTATCCCTAATGATATAATTAGTAATATTCGACTATATTCATCGCCGATTAATGATAGTGCCACACCAATTATGTTTGAGTTTGTTGGTAATACTGGAGGAGACTCTAAATGGTACTTTAATCAAGGTGGAAATGGTATTCAATGGCCACAAGATGCAGGATCCAGTGGGTTCTATAACGGCAAAGATAATCTTTTATCTCAACTCACGGAGAAGTTTACTAAGAAGTTAGACGGGCTAGTTTGTGAATACCATAATGGTGTAACCATTGATTTATCACATAGTATATCTACATCAGGGGGAAGCTACTGTTGTGATCAACATAAAGGTAAGGGTGGTATGGTAACTGTAGAGGCAAtagaaattaaaaatgaaTCCAGCTCAAGTCATACCACAGTATATAGACACTCCATTAAAGATTCTCAACATAAGTTGGTTGACATTAAATTCtacaaggatgatgatCAGAGTCAAAGAAGACATATACAGTCCACCAGCTTAAACTTTCCAATTCCTGGCCCTGTGGAAATTTACACCTTTTATTCTAATGGTAGTAGAGACCCTAAGCTTATATACGTTCACAAGGATTCGGACAATAGAGCTACTGGATGGTACCAAATGCAGGGCACTAGTGGTAATGACAGGAAGTGGAAGAAAACCTATCAAAAACTCAAGGGTATTGATAAAGGTAAGATAGAAAGCCGCAACCTAGGCTGTCAACAGTGGAATTATCTTGTAAAGGAGCTTAAGCACACTAACAGTGacttgcaagaatgtcCTCAAGAGATTGCTAAACAACAACTAGAACAACGAGCAGAACTACGTGCTGAAGACGGTGCTAAACAAATGGAACTAGCACCTGAAGAACTAGGACAAGAAGCAGctaaagaggaagagaaaaagaaaaggacTGAAGAAGACTTATCTAAACTTACTGTTGCTGCTTCTGCTCCTCATCAAGGTACCGAAGCTGCTGCTGAACCTCCTACTGGTCCTCCTGGAGCTCCATCTACTTCTACTAAATCTCCTCCTACTGCTTCTCATGGATCTACTCCTCCAGCTCCTTCTGAAGAACCTCAAGCTGCTGAATTTGGTGCTGAAGCCGGTCTTACTACTGCTGCCACTAGTCTATGGTTAACCTTTGGAGCATCTTCTGGTACCCTTaccggagctggtggtcttactggacttggttggtgggcatttaaacgttctagaggagatccttgggttagacagatttag